The nucleotide window cgtttttgttttttttgtttttgttcttgttaatcaggtcaaaatgacaataaataatatcaagtatttttgaaaaaaattgaagagaTCAGCTGGATATGAGcagcaaaatgcattttagagACCTGTAAAAACGGTTAGAGAGAGATGTCTACCGGATGCGACTCCATAGCTGTAACATGCAGGTTTGTCGAAATTGAGGGGGGTGAGGAGAGGACATGATTGCCCCGAGTCTGGACGCTGGTGACGATGAGAAAAACGGTGGACGGTGACACCGCCTAAGTTGAATGCTAGAGGGCAATCTGCAGATCTTCATGTTGGTGAGGAAGCTGCAGGGTTTGCAGGCTGAATTACAGAATCAGAATGACACAGTGTTGAATTGTGTGACTGAGAGGAGgtttgaccaaaacaaaaagatctCACTCAACCTCTGCAAAAGTTTCTTTATGTTCCTGCGTTCCCGTTATGTTCCTAACTTTCCATTAAGAaagagtttgtttattttgaaaaatgaatcaaaaaccTCCTAATGTATTGTAAAATAAGTGTCCATATGAACACTTTTAAACTGGTTTAAAAGAGTAGACTTCTAGCAAATATACTGTGCTTATCTTAAGTAGAGATTTTACTATCTTCAGAAATATATGATAATACTACATGATACTTTgcttaaaattaaatgttaagcATACTTAAACTCCATTTTAAGCTAGTAGTAAAgaattaaaagataaatattatGAAGCACATGGAAAAATATACTagaaatagttttatttattgttgttgttgtttttgtttttttattttattatatgcTATAATAACATTTAAGGCACATTGCGTATTGTagataatgttaattttttgcACCCATtccattttaaatcacataaaaatgattCCCGCTCATTCTCTTGCAAGGAGTGTCCAAAAGAAGGAGCATCTGATCCCCTCGGTGTGGTACTGCACGTGTTCGAAACAAAGGTTGTCAGGCAAGGAGGCCTTAAAATGGGTAAACTATTGAGACTCGTCCAGGACTAGTGTACTGAGAGGAAAGGAAGTGACAAAGTAGAGAGCTATCTCGTGACTGGCTAGACCTCTTTTAGGCTGATTATGACTGTTTCTGGGACAATCTACAGATTCACGTGTCTGTAAAACGAGATCCACGTTAAACAGTATATGTATACAAGTAAATGAAGTGAAAAGGGAATGATTAAAATGACTAACCACTCATATATAAAACGGACAACATGATTCATATAATCCAGTTTCTGCACCATGATGATTCATATTCTATTCCTAAACCGGCATAGCTTTGAGCTTGAGTATAAGTACGTGTATAAATAGTAGTTGAGTATAATAAAGTCCAAAAAAGCCTTAAGAAGCTCGAAGGCTGAGTGAAGTGCAACTCTGTGTTGAGTCACTTTGCAGTTGTGGACAGGAAGTTTCCTCTCCCCCAGTTTCCTCTCTCCGGCCTTGCTCCTAACTTAGACCGAACACCAGGAAGCTCTGACGCTGTGAGATTCCAGGGTGTAATTTAGAGCCTGGCTGTAAACATCCGCTTTGTATAGTCCATAGATAATCGCCATATGACTCTGCCACGGTCCACAGTGCAAAAGCAGCAGTCACACTGGCGCAGCACTAGCTTTCAAAGGGCATTTAAATAAAGACTGAGATGAGGTGCATAACACcctttaatgtgtaaaaaataataataatgaatggCTATACATTGATGTGGTGAAACAAGTTAACAGTGTTTGTAAAATCTAATTTTTcgtgtttttcttcaaaaacatGGCATTACAATcgtataaaaatggctaaaacatAATTCTTCTCTTCTGTGAGTGAGATGCCACTGCTGGGTCCGCGTCTTCTTCCTCTGCAAGAAGtgcaaaaactttttttattcctcATTTGAAAATCGGCGACACGCTGTAGGCAACAGCAGTTAACTCACAACAAATGCAGGCTGTAAACTCGGTGGACAGGCTGTGGACGCTGACCTTCACACTACAGCGCAGGAGCGCGGCTCCCTGAAGGGGTTGCTGCCCGTGGGGACGCCGACCAGCAGGGCGTCCTTGCCGGCGTTCTGCAGACAGTACTGCTGGAGCTCGGCGGCCGCCTGGGACACCTGGGAGCCGGACACACAGAGCGCTTCGTTATGTGGCAACACTTCCCGATAAGGCACCCTTTGCACGGGGGTTGATATGCATCACTTAATGGGTCGATTGCC belongs to Xiphias gladius isolate SHS-SW01 ecotype Sanya breed wild chromosome 20, ASM1685928v1, whole genome shotgun sequence and includes:
- the gng10 gene encoding guanine nucleotide-binding protein G(I)/G(S)/G(O) subunit gamma-10 → MTSNSNLSNMRRLVEQLKLEASVERIKVSQAAAELQQYCLQNAGKDALLVGVPTGSNPFREPRSCAVV